The Nostoc sp. 'Lobaria pulmonaria (5183) cyanobiont' DNA window TCAAATACGCTTACTTTCCCGGTTGTGTTGCCCAAGGGGCCTGTCGGGAACTTTACCAGTCAACTCAAGCGCTTACCCAAGCACTGGGCATTGAATTGGTTGAACTTAAAAAAGCTGCCTGCTGTGGTTCTGGCACATTTAAAGAAGATTCTCTACTGCTGGAAGATACAGTCAACGCCAGAAATATTGCTTTAGCAGAAGAATTAAATCTACCCTTACTTACCCATTGCAGCACTTGTCAAGGTGTTATCGGTCACGTTAACGAACACCTGAAAGAATGTAAGACTTCTAACCCTGCCTACATTGAACAGGTTAATGGCTTGCTGCACAAAGAAGGTTGTTCACCTTATCGCGGCAGTACCGACGTAAAACATCTTCTCTACGCCTTGGTAACAGATTACGGTTTAGAGGAAATTACCAAACGTGTCACCCGGAAGTTAACTGGATTAAAATGTGCGGCTTTTTATGGCTGCTATCTCCTCCGCGCTCAAAAATCTATGCCTTATGACGACCCCTTCCAACCGGAAGCGATGGAAAATATGTTTCGGGCAGTGGGTGCAACACCAATTTATTATCGAGGACGGACACAATGTTGTGGTTGGCCGCTTGCTAGCTATGCCACTACCCAATCTTTTAAGATGGCGGGGATGCATATTCAGGACGCTTTGACATCTGGCGCTGACTGTATAGTTACACCTTGTCCTTTGTGCCACTTAAATTTAGATTCGCGTCAGCCAGAGGTAGAAAAGGTTATTGAACAGAAGCTAGGTTTACCAGTGTTGCATTTACCCCAGTTGATTGCTTTGGCACTTGGAGTTAGTCCAAAAGAACTGGGTTTAGACCGTCACGTTGTTTCCACAAAGCCAGTGTTGGAAAAATTAGGATTTTAGTTTATGGAGTACAAGGGGCTTAAGTCCCTTGTCTGGTTCATTGATTAGACTTGAAGTATGGCGATACCAAACTGATCGCAAAGGCAAGTTTAAGCTGTCGAAGACCGAATTTCATTTCTCAAAGTTTTATCTATTTTTACTTTATCAAAATGCCTGTTTACTTTCTCAAAATACTTAAATGCTTTCTCAAAAGCTCATTTGACTTACTTAAAAAGTGATTTGACTTACTCATTTTAGTCTTTTCTGCAAGTAAAAGGTCATTCGACTTACTCAAAAGGTGATTTGACTTACTCATTTTGGTGTTTTCCGCAAGTAAAAGTTCATTTGACTTACTCAAAAGGTGATTTGACTTACTCATTTTGGTGTTTTCCGCAAGCAAAAGGTCATTTGACTTACTAATTCGAGTAATTTGAGTAATTCGCGCAATCATAAATGTGATCGCTAATTTTCCCGGTTAGGAATGTATTTGCCACATTCAAATCAAATTCATTTAAACCTTCACCAGACCCCCACCACATCTGTACTCAGATTGGTGGTGGGAGAAATAGAGGTTTAGATGAAGTTAATCATTGCTATTTTTGAATTTACGTTGCAATTGTTTTAATGATTGATACATATCTGGCAGGCGACCATAAACAGCACATACCTTGAGATATAGTTTGTAAGGTAGGGCTGGAGTTCCGCAGACAATTTCTCCTGGTGCAACATCGTTGTGAATTCCAGTTTGAGCAGATGTCATTGACCCATCTCCCATCTTCACTTGATTGACTATTCCTGTTTGTCCAGCTAAAATCACGCGATTTCCCAGTTGAACACCTCCCGCCATACCAACCTGACCAGCGATCGCACAGCCAGAACCGATTTTGCAACCGTGACCTATTTGCACTAAGCTATCAATTACTGTATTGCGACCTACCCGTGTTTCTCCGACGGCTGGGCGGTCAATGCCACTGTTGCAACCAACTTCCACGCCATCTTCTAAAACTGTATAGCCAGATTGTTCCATTTTGAACCAACCACTTCGGGTAGGAACAAAACCAAAGCCTTCTGCACCAATGACAGCACCACTGTGAATGACGCAATCTGCACCGATGTGGGTGCGTTCGTGGATGGTACAGTTAGCGTGTAAGGTGGTGCGATCGCCTATTTTGACATCTGGATAAATTACTACATTGGGATGAATGATTGCGCCATCGCCAATTTCTACCCCGTGTTGAATCACAGCATGGGGGCCAATATAAACATCACTACCAACTTTTGCGGTGGAGTGAATCACAGCGGTGGGATGAATTTCTGATCTGGGGCGATATGGTTGATAAAAAAGTGCGATCGCTTTGGCAAACAACAGTCGCGGATCTGGGGTTGCTATCCAGACAATACCTCTCTCTTGTGCAACCACCTGTAATTTTTCATCTTGGGGCAAAATTAAAGCACTAGCATTGGTATTGCCGACAAAAGATCCAAATTTTGGCCCTTCTACATAGCTGAGAGTACCAGTCATAGCTTCATCAATAGCTGCCATTCCTGTAATTTCTGGGTCATAGTCTGGGTTAATAGTGAGGCTATGATTAGTAACAGCTTCACCAAATTGGCGGATAATTTCGCTAAATTTCATTGTTGGGTGTGTTTAAAATTGATCTACAATCGCAAGATAATTTTCCCTCTTTATGCTCCAATACAATAATTTTGTAGACGCGTAGCGGTGAGGCAATCAGATCCGTTCCTAAATTCACTTCCGGTTGGATTACTTTACTGACATTCTTCTGTTGATGGCTCTCGTGAGCTTACTTTCACCGAATCTTGTCTCAATAGCGTCTTGAGGCGTTGATTATCTTCGGTGGCGATCGTTTCACCATAATGATGAAGTTGAAAAAGTTGGCAATAACGGTTTTGTTTGGCACAAATCAAGCAGCCATAGGCATGATTGCCGTTAGTACCGCATAGCCGATGTCCCATCACCGGGCCGAGAGAAATATTTTGCTCGCTAGCAACAGTGCTGAGAATTGAGCGCAGTTTTGACTCGAACTCCAATGACAAGTATTGCTTACGTCCTGGTTGTGTACGATCCCATTCTGGAACGATTAATTCCTGTTTTAACAGACTCGCTTCAATCTCTTCAGACATCACAAGCCCAGACAGAATAACGTGACGGGAAACATGGGGCAATAGTGTCCGTGCTAATTGCCACATTAAAGCTTCATCAAACCACTCTTCAACCAGTGGACGCAGATACCAACAACAGGGAATGCCAAGGTTTACTAAATCTTGCAGCAACTGTACCCGGCTCTGAATTGAGGCTTGCTCATAGCCTGGTTTCAAGGGTGGTAGACTAACAAAGACAGTGACTCGAAGTGAATGAGGCCGCTCTAAAGTTGTTTTGAGACGCTCTAGAAAAGATTGACCAGGATGGACTTTAGTGGTGATGTAGACGATGTTGGCAGCTTTCCGGTCAATAAGTGCATCCAGAATTGATAGTACGCGTTCTCGATGGACTGGAATAAAAGGGTCAGAGTAATCGCATAGTGAAATCGGAAAACCCTTTTGTCCCTCCTGGGTAGCAAAAATGTAGTCTAGCAAAAAATCGAGCAGGTCAACTGGATCTGAGACATCCTGAAAATTTTCTGGATAATGATGCCATTCACGGTCTTGATGACAGACACAATAGGCACATTCAATCGGGCAACGATTCTGGGCGTTTGGCAGAAATGGATTGAGGCTAAAGTATTTTACAGCACGCTCCTCATCAGGAATACCAAGCACTGGAAAGCCATGCAGCATATACTGGCTTCCCTGCAACATAATTTCAGACGCAGCATTTTTATCAGTATTCATATATGTTTTATGAAAAAAGTAATACACTCAGAAAATTTGCCTTCTCTAGGGTGGCTGCTATGAATGTAGAGTGGCAAGGTGGGAAATGCTGGAGGATTAGTGTGAATTTTGATAAGTAAATATAGTTAAGTAGCGATCGCTTCCTAAAGAACTGGTAAATGGGTTCGGGTTAACACGGAGAAAAATCTCCGCGTCTTTGTGTCACTCCAAATCCATCAATTTTGGATCGGCGGACTATTCGTGGCTAGTCGCCATTGCTACGCCTGCTAAATACCCTGTTGTCCAAGCACTTTGGAAGTTAAACCCACCGGTAACACCATCAATATCTAAGATTTCTCCGGCAAAATAAAGACCAGGAACTAACCGACTTTCCATCGTCTTAAAGTTGACTTCTTTGAGCTTGACACCGCCACAGGTAACAAATTCTTCTTTGAAGGCTCCTTTGCCATTGATTAAATATTGTCCTTGAGTAAGTTCTTGCACCAGTTGATTTAAGGTTTTACTAGATATTTCTGCCCAACGATCGTCAGTAGTAATGCCTACACGGGCAATGATATATTGCCAGAGACGATGGGGTAGGTCAACGCCGCGATGCAAGGCGATCGCTTTCTTTCCCCATTCATCCTTAACTGCTAAAACTTTTTCTCGCACTTGTTCTTGGTGCAAATCAGGCAGCCAATTAATCAATAATGTGGCTTGGTAGCGGCTTTCGTGCAGAACTCTTGCACCCCAAGCCGAAAGCTTCAAAACAGCCGGGCCACTCAAACCCCAGTGGGTAATTAGCAATGGCCCAGTTTGTTGTAATTGGGATTTTCCGCCCGCAGATAACCGCAATTGAGCAGGGTTAACGCTAACTCCAGCCAATTCCCGCAATTTTTGATCGACAATGTTGAAGGTAAATAACGAGGGTACTGGCGGTTCAATTTCATGACCTAACTCTCGGACAATTTTATAACCCGCAAGGCTGCTACCGGTCGCCAGAAGTAGGCGATCGCATTTAATCGTCTCTCCCGACTTCAGAAGAATATCAAACCCACCCTCTGCTGCGGTTCGTTTCACCGAAGTTACATGCGTACCGATACGAAGTTTTACCCCAGATGTCGCCACCGCTTTAATCAGAGATTCCACAATGGTTTCTGAAGTATTGGTGACAGGAAACATCCGGCCATCAGCTTCCGTTTTGAGATAGACTCCACCAGCAGCAAACCAAGCTACTGTGTCTTGAGGCCCAAACCGAGTCAAAGCACCCCTTAAAGCTTTTGCACCTCTGGGGTAATTTTGCACTAACTCCTCAGCATCAAAGCAAGCATGAGTTACGTTGCAGCGTCCGCCACCAGAAACTAACACTTTCGCTAGAGGTTGACGACTAGCTTCGAGTAAAGTAACTTGGGCATTAGGATTGGCTTTAGCACAAGCGATCGCGCCAAAAAATCCTGCTGCTCCACCTCCAATAACTACAATTTGTAACGGTAGCAAGTTTTAAAATTTTTTAATAGCACGTACTTTACTAGGCTAGCGGTTATCTTCACTCTTCAACTAGTTCAAATTGGTCTTTTGTGACACCGCAAACTGGACATGACCAATCATCTGGTATATTTTCAAAAACTGTTCCCGGTGCTATATCGCTATCTGGATCGCCTACTTCTGGATCATATTCATAGCCGCAAACAGTACATACATACTTTGCCATATTCGTTTCCTTTAGTAAATTGGTGGCATTGCTTTCTTATTAAATACTTTTGGCAGTGTGTCAAAATAGGCACGCTACAATTCTTAAACGAAACTATGGCATGAAAATCAAACCGCTTTGCAAAGTTATTATTAGTCCAAGAGAAACCACGCCCCTTGTGAGCGTAGTTTGAATTAGTCCGATATCATTATTTTTTTCACCTACAAGAAGCGAGGTATGTACCAAAAACTCTTGTATCTTAGACTAATAACCAATGACCAATGACCAATGACAAATGACTAAAAACGCCACCATGTCCTTTGGGCATAACTAATAATCGCGATCGCGATCGCCCCAAGTAGCAGTAGCCAAATAATTCCACCTGGGATAAAAGTGAGAATACCAATACCTCTGAGTACCCAGACGGCAACGCTAATGCCGAGAAGTATACCAAAAATCTGGATTAATCTACGATTGAAAGAAGATTGACTCACCTAATTTTCCTCTCAACTCAACAGACATTACACTTGATATTGATAATTAAAATATGAAGTTACGATGAAGTTGCAGTTTCATCATAAATACCACGTAAAAACTTAGAGATACTATCCAAACGTTAGAGTAAGGTACTTGATGTTAAATCGTGTTTGTGCCATTCTAGCTGTTAATAACGCAGTTTTTCATCTACAAGTATTACTTTGACAAAACTCACTGGAGTATTAATTATGTTAATTGTGATAAGAAACACAGTTTTTACAGTAAAGTAACTGAAATGATTAGTAAAAAATCATCCTTTCCGTAAAAGATAAGTATTAGACTGGAACTAATTTAATGGGTTGGATCTAAATCAAGTTTTATGGCTTGTAGTTTCAACTTTATTTAGGTGGATGAGTTGAGGAGTAACTTAATCATTATGTCTACGTCTTATATATCAGATTCAATTATTGCAGGTTCAGATATGGCTTGGAGTCAAGACAAGCAAAAGTTGCTGGTACAGGGTGAAATTTTGGTAGAAACGCGATCGCACAAGATGTCGGGTGGTTCAGTCACAGCCTGGATGTATTTGCCGATGGTGCGATCGCACGTTTGGCAGCAATTAACTGATTATCCCCGCTGGGTACAATATTTTCCCGATATCACCAAGAGTGAGATAGTACATAAAGGTGAAGTCAAACGTCTGTATCAAGCAGCACAAAAAGCCTTCTTCTTTTTTACGGCTCAAGTGGAAATTTACCTCAATGTTGTAGAAGTGCTGGGGCAGCAAATCCAATTTCGCATGGTAAAAGGGACTTTTGAGGATTTTGTCGCCAATTTAGAACTAAAAGATTGTGGTAATGGCACAATACTTGCTTATACTGTGCAAGCGACACCTCTAATTCCAATTCCATCTATTTTTATTCAACAAGCGATGAATTTAGAGTTGCCTGCAAATATGCGTAAAATGCGACAAGTTATGTGTAAGACTCAATAAAAAATTCAGGCGTTGCTGATTTGAAGGATAAATTTGGTGGCTACGCGAACAAAACGCTCTGGAAGAGACGCTGCGCGTAGCTTGCTTTTTTGCAGGAATAAACGGACAATTCTGAATTCTGCTGTATATGCCGTCCCACTACCACTTCTTATTTACTATTTAAATACGAAATCGATTTCATGAATCGATTCCTAATGGATTGAGGTAATCGTTGCGGATACTTATAAAAATAGAAAATTCTTAATGTAATAAAAATCATGATTCGATTCAAATATATCTCCCATTGCTCAATTAATGGGAGTGTTTTAGCATACTCCTTAAACAACTGTTGAATGCGCGTTTCATTTGTTCCATTTATAGAATCATCAAAAGTTTTTGTTCCTGGATAATATCTAAAATTCCCCCAAATTTCATTAAAATATTTAACATAAGCTACTTTAACTGCTTTCAGTAAAAAATCTATATCCATTACATAATGCTCTTCAAGTTTGTAGACTCCAATTTGTTGATGCAAGGATTTGTGGTAGAAGTAAGCCGATGGATTCACAGGAAAAGTAACATCAATCATGCCATCATCATTAATTTGCTTTTCCATCAATAAATCAACTGGTCGTAGTCGTTTAGGTTTATTAATCTGAATTAAGCTATTTCGATGATCCCACATATTACAATTGCCAACAATCAAGCTAGGTTCTGGTAGAGTTTTAAATAGTTCCGAAATACGAGTAAGAACCTTTGGCTCATAGAAATCATCAACGTTTAAAATACCTATAATCGCTCCTCGCGCCATAGCAATTCCTTTATTCATCGCATCTGATTGTCCTTGATCTTTTTCAGAAATCCAGCGGATGTGGGAATATTGATTGGCGTAATATTTGATAATATCTATTGTTTTGTCAGTTGAGCCACCATCGACAATAATATGCTCAACTTCTGCAAAATTTTGGTTAATGACATTTTGAAGGCAAGATTCTATAAATTTCTCACCGTTATAAACTGGTGTAATTACACTAATCATTAGTTATTACCTTGTAAAAAAGACTGAGGACTGGGAAAGAGTTTTCCTAATTTTAAATTTTTTTATGAATATAATTTAGGATTCCCACTTTCTCCCTAAAACAATCAAAAACCCGCTTTCTGTGAGAAAACGGGTTTTTGTGTGTGATTTATCAGGTGTAATTATCCGATAAAGACTTCAACTGGTAAACGGCTAAAAGACAACCTTTCATTTTGTACATCAACAAAGATGGTGTTACCGTCGTTAAATTCGCCGCGCAAGATAAATTTAGCAATTTGAGTTTCTAACTCTCGCTGAATCGCCCGCTTCAGTGGACGTGCCCCATACACTGGGTCGTACCCTACTTCTGCTAAAAAGTCAAGGGCAGCATCCGAGAGTTTCAGAGATATTTTGCGATCGCCCAGTCTTTGACGCAATCTTTCCACTTGCAATAGCACAATTTGCCGCAATTCCTTCTTATCCAAACCGTGGAAGATGATGATTTCGTCAATCCGGTTCAGGAACTCTGGACGGAAGCTATTTCGCATCGCTTCCATGACTCGACGCTGCATTTCGTCGTAGTGGGCGTTATCCCCGGCGATATCAAGAATGTACTGCGAACCGATATTGCTGGTCATGATGATAATAGCGTTCTTGAAATCCACCTTATGACCTTGGGCATCAGTGACGCGTCCATCATCCAGAATTTGCAAGAAGATATTGAAGACATCGGGGTGTGCTTTCTCGATTTCGTCGAAGAGAATCACTGAGTAAGGACGGCGACGAATCGCTTCTGTAAGTTGTCCGCCTTCTTCATAACCCACGTATCCTGGAGGCGCACCGATTAAGCGAGAGACGGCGTGTTTCTCCATGTACTCCGACATATCGATTCGCACCAGCGCATCTTCACTGTCAAACATATATGCCGCCAGTGCTTTCGCCAATTCGGTTTTACCCACACCCGTAGGCCCAAGGAAGATAAAGCTAGCAATGGGACGATTGGGATCGGCTAATCCAGCCCGCGATCGCTGAATTGCATCCGCTACAGCTGTGACTGCTTCTTCTTGTCCAACTACCCGGCGGTGCAGTTCATCTTCTAAATGCAGCAGTTTTTCTTTCTCCGATTCCACCAACTTGCTAATAGGAATTCCTGTCCATTTAGAAATAATTTCGGCAATATCGGCTTCTGTGACTTCTTCGCGTAATAGTGATTTTCCACTTCTTTGAGTACTTGCCAATTCAGCTTCTATTGCTTCCAATTGACGATGCAAACTGGTTAAATTACCGTATTTCAATTCAGCAGCGCGGTTAAGGTCGTAATCGCGTTCTGCTTGTTGAATCTCTAAGTTGACCCGTTCAATCTCTTTTTTAACAGACTGAATTTTGTCAATGATATCTTTTTCAGACTGCCATTGAGTATTCAGAGTTTTTTGTTCTTCTTTGAGATCGGCAATTTCTTTTTCCAATCTTCCTAGACGTTCGCGAGAAGCGGCATCGCTTTCTTTTTGCAGCGAAAGCTTCTCCATTTCCAATTGCAGAATTTTGCGATCGATTTCGTCGAGTTCTTCTGGTTTGGAGGTAATCTCCATTTTTAATCTCGCGGCGGCTTCATCTACTAAGTCAATTGCTTTATCAGGGAGGAAGCGATCGCTAATATATCGACTCGACAATACGGCGGCAGCAACTAAAGCACTATCAGAAATCTTCACCCCGTGGTGGTTTTCATAGCGTTCTCTCAACCCGCGCAAAATCGAAATACTATCTTCTACACTGGGCTGATCGACATAAACTTGCTGGAAACGTCTTTCTAGTGCGGCATCTTTTTCGATATGTTTGCGGTATTCATCTAGGGTTGTCGCCCCAATACAGCGCAATTCGCCCCGCGCCAACATTGGTTTTAACAAGTTACTAGCATCCATCGCGCCTTGGGTTGCACCAGCGCCGACAACAGTGTGAATTTCATCAATAAATAAAACAATTTTGCCGGTAGATTCAGTAACTTCTTTTAATACTGCTTTTAGACGTTCTTCAAATTCACCCCGAAATTTTGCCCCTGCAATCAAAGCACCCATATCTAAAGCAATTAGCTTGCAGTCTTTGAGGGATTGAGGTACATCACCTGCGATAATGCGCTGTGCTAATCCTTCGGCGATCGCAGTTTTACCAACACCTGGTTCACCAATTAGCACAGGATTATTCTTGGTGCGGCGAGAGAGAATTTGCACAGTGCGACGAATTTCATCATCTCGCCCAATGACTGGATCGAGTTGACCTTTACGCGCAGCTTCGGTGAGGTCACGCCCGTATTTTTCCAGTGCTTCGTATTTGCCTTCTGGATTTTGGTCAGTCACTTTTTGGCTCCCACGAACTTGTTTAATAATATTTTTGAGCTTGCCTTCGTCTAAACCGAATTCTTGGAATAAAGCTTTGCCAAAGCGATCATCTTTAGCGTAAGCCAGCAATAAGTGTTCAATTGAAATATATTCGTCTTGAAACTCTTTGCGATATCCGTCTGCTCGATCAAGAAGTGTATCTAAGCTGCGTCCTAAGTATACTGAGGTACTATTACCAGATACTTTCGGCTGACGTTGAAAAAATTGCTCAGTGCGATCGCGCAGTTTTTGGAGGTTAACACCTGCCTTGGTGAGAATCCCTGTTGCTAGACCATCTTGTTCTAGCAGCGCTTTCATCAGATGTTCGCTTTCAATTTGCTGTTGTTGATATTGTTTAACAATATCCGGGGTATGGGCGATCGCTTCCCAGGCTTTTTCTGTAAATTGGTTAGGATTAGTAGGTTGCATAGGCTTTTTCAGGAATGAACCATATTAGACATTGTAAAAGCGCAAAGCACTGCTGACCTCAGACTACGGTGGCTTTTCGTAGATTAGACTCCAAGGAAAGGAAAATTTTTGTTCTCATATCGTTATTGTAAGAAGATGAGGGCGATCGCCTAGATCGGTGTTCACGTCTTGTAAAAGTGGTATTTTCCCGTAGTTCCCATT harbors:
- a CDS encoding SRPBCC family protein, with amino-acid sequence MSTSYISDSIIAGSDMAWSQDKQKLLVQGEILVETRSHKMSGGSVTAWMYLPMVRSHVWQQLTDYPRWVQYFPDITKSEIVHKGEVKRLYQAAQKAFFFFTAQVEIYLNVVEVLGQQIQFRMVKGTFEDFVANLELKDCGNGTILAYTVQATPLIPIPSIFIQQAMNLELPANMRKMRQVMCKTQ
- a CDS encoding NAD(P)/FAD-dependent oxidoreductase — translated: MLPLQIVVIGGGAAGFFGAIACAKANPNAQVTLLEASRQPLAKVLVSGGGRCNVTHACFDAEELVQNYPRGAKALRGALTRFGPQDTVAWFAAGGVYLKTEADGRMFPVTNTSETIVESLIKAVATSGVKLRIGTHVTSVKRTAAEGGFDILLKSGETIKCDRLLLATGSSLAGYKIVRELGHEIEPPVPSLFTFNIVDQKLRELAGVSVNPAQLRLSAGGKSQLQQTGPLLITHWGLSGPAVLKLSAWGARVLHESRYQATLLINWLPDLHQEQVREKVLAVKDEWGKKAIALHRGVDLPHRLWQYIIARVGITTDDRWAEISSKTLNQLVQELTQGQYLINGKGAFKEEFVTCGGVKLKEVNFKTMESRLVPGLYFAGEILDIDGVTGGFNFQSAWTTGYLAGVAMATSHE
- the rd gene encoding rubredoxin, which translates into the protein MAKYVCTVCGYEYDPEVGDPDSDIAPGTVFENIPDDWSCPVCGVTKDQFELVEE
- a CDS encoding glycosyltransferase family 2 protein: MISVITPVYNGEKFIESCLQNVINQNFAEVEHIIVDGGSTDKTIDIIKYYANQYSHIRWISEKDQGQSDAMNKGIAMARGAIIGILNVDDFYEPKVLTRISELFKTLPEPSLIVGNCNMWDHRNSLIQINKPKRLRPVDLLMEKQINDDGMIDVTFPVNPSAYFYHKSLHQQIGVYKLEEHYVMDIDFLLKAVKVAYVKYFNEIWGNFRYYPGTKTFDDSINGTNETRIQQLFKEYAKTLPLIEQWEIYLNRIMIFITLRIFYFYKYPQRLPQSIRNRFMKSISYLNSK
- a CDS encoding CoB--CoM heterodisulfide reductase iron-sulfur subunit B family protein, with the protein product MLSQTLKYAYFPGCVAQGACRELYQSTQALTQALGIELVELKKAACCGSGTFKEDSLLLEDTVNARNIALAEELNLPLLTHCSTCQGVIGHVNEHLKECKTSNPAYIEQVNGLLHKEGCSPYRGSTDVKHLLYALVTDYGLEEITKRVTRKLTGLKCAAFYGCYLLRAQKSMPYDDPFQPEAMENMFRAVGATPIYYRGRTQCCGWPLASYATTQSFKMAGMHIQDALTSGADCIVTPCPLCHLNLDSRQPEVEKVIEQKLGLPVLHLPQLIALALGVSPKELGLDRHVVSTKPVLEKLGF
- the lpxD gene encoding UDP-3-O-(3-hydroxymyristoyl)glucosamine N-acyltransferase, with the translated sequence MKFSEIIRQFGEAVTNHSLTINPDYDPEITGMAAIDEAMTGTLSYVEGPKFGSFVGNTNASALILPQDEKLQVVAQERGIVWIATPDPRLLFAKAIALFYQPYRPRSEIHPTAVIHSTAKVGSDVYIGPHAVIQHGVEIGDGAIIHPNVVIYPDVKIGDRTTLHANCTIHERTHIGADCVIHSGAVIGAEGFGFVPTRSGWFKMEQSGYTVLEDGVEVGCNSGIDRPAVGETRVGRNTVIDSLVQIGHGCKIGSGCAIAGQVGMAGGVQLGNRVILAGQTGIVNQVKMGDGSMTSAQTGIHNDVAPGEIVCGTPALPYKLYLKVCAVYGRLPDMYQSLKQLQRKFKNSND
- the clpB gene encoding ATP-dependent chaperone ClpB gives rise to the protein MQPTNPNQFTEKAWEAIAHTPDIVKQYQQQQIESEHLMKALLEQDGLATGILTKAGVNLQKLRDRTEQFFQRQPKVSGNSTSVYLGRSLDTLLDRADGYRKEFQDEYISIEHLLLAYAKDDRFGKALFQEFGLDEGKLKNIIKQVRGSQKVTDQNPEGKYEALEKYGRDLTEAARKGQLDPVIGRDDEIRRTVQILSRRTKNNPVLIGEPGVGKTAIAEGLAQRIIAGDVPQSLKDCKLIALDMGALIAGAKFRGEFEERLKAVLKEVTESTGKIVLFIDEIHTVVGAGATQGAMDASNLLKPMLARGELRCIGATTLDEYRKHIEKDAALERRFQQVYVDQPSVEDSISILRGLRERYENHHGVKISDSALVAAAVLSSRYISDRFLPDKAIDLVDEAAARLKMEITSKPEELDEIDRKILQLEMEKLSLQKESDAASRERLGRLEKEIADLKEEQKTLNTQWQSEKDIIDKIQSVKKEIERVNLEIQQAERDYDLNRAAELKYGNLTSLHRQLEAIEAELASTQRSGKSLLREEVTEADIAEIISKWTGIPISKLVESEKEKLLHLEDELHRRVVGQEEAVTAVADAIQRSRAGLADPNRPIASFIFLGPTGVGKTELAKALAAYMFDSEDALVRIDMSEYMEKHAVSRLIGAPPGYVGYEEGGQLTEAIRRRPYSVILFDEIEKAHPDVFNIFLQILDDGRVTDAQGHKVDFKNAIIIMTSNIGSQYILDIAGDNAHYDEMQRRVMEAMRNSFRPEFLNRIDEIIIFHGLDKKELRQIVLLQVERLRQRLGDRKISLKLSDAALDFLAEVGYDPVYGARPLKRAIQRELETQIAKFILRGEFNDGNTIFVDVQNERLSFSRLPVEVFIG